In the Paramormyrops kingsleyae isolate MSU_618 chromosome 6, PKINGS_0.4, whole genome shotgun sequence genome, one interval contains:
- the ptpn1 gene encoding tyrosine-protein phosphatase non-receptor type 1 isoform X1, which produces MCERADSILAPQRQSCYGRSKRRGSGAGRRGRISEAMEEEFREIDGAGTWNAIYQEIRLQSSELPCKVAKLSENKSRNRYRDVSPFDHSRIHLQLGTNDYINASLITVEEAERSYILTQGPLPNTCGHFWEMVWEQSSTGVVMLNRVIEKGSVKCAQYWPSPEEKEALFHDTSFKLTFISEDVKHYYTVRQLELRNLLTQETRNILHFHYTTWPDFGVPESPASFLNFLLKVRESGCLDPECGPVVVHCSAGIGRSGTFCLVDTCLLLMSMRDNPSSVRIREVLLEMRRYRMGLIQTADQLRFSYLAVIEGSRWITDGTSVQESWRSLSNEDDPPARTPGLPRSPIHARNGTNPSFFPVDLIDDVCVQQRGDIRTHSSPPEPAMRRRRGSDGGIPPPVPPRPNLPDEPAPDTPRNTMAPEKPDHSRGSWTPLVAKVCLCTMVAMGAYICYRTWLH; this is translated from the exons ATGTGTGAAAGGGCGGATTCCATTTTAGCCCCACAGCGGCAGTCGTGTTACGGGAGGAGCAAGCGGCGTGGTTCCG GAGCTGGGAGACGGGGCCGCATAAGCGAGGCAATGGAGGAAGAGTTTCGGGAAATCGATGGAGCCGGGACGTGGAACGCCATTTATCAG gaAATTCGTCTGCAATCAAGCGAGCTGCCATGCAAAGTTGCCAAActttctgaaaataaatccagGAATCGGTACAGGGACGTGAGCCCAT TCGACCACAGCAGGATCCATCTTCAGCTGGGTACCAATGACTACATCAATGCCAGTCTGATTACTGTGGAAGAAGCTGAAAGAAGCTACATCCTAACTCAG GGCCCTCTGCCAAACACCTGTGGCCACTTCTGGGAGATGGTGTGGGAGCAGAGCAGCACTGGAGTGGTGATGCTGAACCGCGTCATTGAGAAAGGCTCG GTGAAATGTGCCCAGTACTGGCCCTCGCCGGAGGAGAAGGAGGCCCTGTTCCATGACACCAGCTTCAAGCTCACCTTCATCTCCGAGGACGTCAAGCACTATTACACTGTGAGGCAGCTAGAGCTAAGGAATCTGCTG ACTCAGGAGACCAGGAACATCCTCCATTTCCACTACACCACCTGGCCGGACTTCGGAGTACCGGAATCCCCAGCCTCCTTCCTgaacttcctgctgaaggttCGGGAATCTGGCTGCCTGGACCCCGAATGTGGGCCCGTGGTGGTCCACTGCAGTGCTGGCATCGGCCGCTCTGGAACCTTCTGCCTCGTGGACACCTGCCTCCTGCTG ATGTCCATGCGCGACAACCCATCGTCTGTGCGCATCCGCGAAGTGCTGCTGGAGATGCGCAGGTACCGCATGGGCCTCATCCAGACCGCCGACCAGCTGCGTTTCTCCTACCTCGCCGTCATCGAGGGCTCCCGCTGGATCACGGACGGCACCTCTGTGCAG GAGTCGTGGAGGTCCCTGTCAAATGAGGACGATCCCCCAGCACGTACACCCGGCCTCCCCAGATCGCCCATACATGCCCGGAACGGCACCAATCCCTCCTTCTTCCCGGTAGACCTCATAGacgatgtgtgtgtgcagcagaGGGGCGACATCCGAACGCACAG CTCCCCCCCGGAGCCGGCCATGCGGCGGAGGCGTGGATCTGATGGCGGCATCCCGCCCCcggtgcccccccgccccaacctgCCCGACGAGCCGGCACCCGATACCCCAAGGAACACGATGGCGCCAGAGAAGCCCGACCACTCCCGCGGCTCCTGGACACCCCTTGTGGCCAAAGTGTGCCTGTGCACCATGGTAGCCATGGGAGCCTATATCTGCTATCGAACCTGGCTGCACTGA
- the ptpn1 gene encoding tyrosine-protein phosphatase non-receptor type 1 isoform X2, protein MEEEFREIDGAGTWNAIYQEIRLQSSELPCKVAKLSENKSRNRYRDVSPFDHSRIHLQLGTNDYINASLITVEEAERSYILTQGPLPNTCGHFWEMVWEQSSTGVVMLNRVIEKGSVKCAQYWPSPEEKEALFHDTSFKLTFISEDVKHYYTVRQLELRNLLTQETRNILHFHYTTWPDFGVPESPASFLNFLLKVRESGCLDPECGPVVVHCSAGIGRSGTFCLVDTCLLLMSMRDNPSSVRIREVLLEMRRYRMGLIQTADQLRFSYLAVIEGSRWITDGTSVQESWRSLSNEDDPPARTPGLPRSPIHARNGTNPSFFPVDLIDDVCVQQRGDIRTHSSPPEPAMRRRRGSDGGIPPPVPPRPNLPDEPAPDTPRNTMAPEKPDHSRGSWTPLVAKVCLCTMVAMGAYICYRTWLH, encoded by the exons ATGGAGGAAGAGTTTCGGGAAATCGATGGAGCCGGGACGTGGAACGCCATTTATCAG gaAATTCGTCTGCAATCAAGCGAGCTGCCATGCAAAGTTGCCAAActttctgaaaataaatccagGAATCGGTACAGGGACGTGAGCCCAT TCGACCACAGCAGGATCCATCTTCAGCTGGGTACCAATGACTACATCAATGCCAGTCTGATTACTGTGGAAGAAGCTGAAAGAAGCTACATCCTAACTCAG GGCCCTCTGCCAAACACCTGTGGCCACTTCTGGGAGATGGTGTGGGAGCAGAGCAGCACTGGAGTGGTGATGCTGAACCGCGTCATTGAGAAAGGCTCG GTGAAATGTGCCCAGTACTGGCCCTCGCCGGAGGAGAAGGAGGCCCTGTTCCATGACACCAGCTTCAAGCTCACCTTCATCTCCGAGGACGTCAAGCACTATTACACTGTGAGGCAGCTAGAGCTAAGGAATCTGCTG ACTCAGGAGACCAGGAACATCCTCCATTTCCACTACACCACCTGGCCGGACTTCGGAGTACCGGAATCCCCAGCCTCCTTCCTgaacttcctgctgaaggttCGGGAATCTGGCTGCCTGGACCCCGAATGTGGGCCCGTGGTGGTCCACTGCAGTGCTGGCATCGGCCGCTCTGGAACCTTCTGCCTCGTGGACACCTGCCTCCTGCTG ATGTCCATGCGCGACAACCCATCGTCTGTGCGCATCCGCGAAGTGCTGCTGGAGATGCGCAGGTACCGCATGGGCCTCATCCAGACCGCCGACCAGCTGCGTTTCTCCTACCTCGCCGTCATCGAGGGCTCCCGCTGGATCACGGACGGCACCTCTGTGCAG GAGTCGTGGAGGTCCCTGTCAAATGAGGACGATCCCCCAGCACGTACACCCGGCCTCCCCAGATCGCCCATACATGCCCGGAACGGCACCAATCCCTCCTTCTTCCCGGTAGACCTCATAGacgatgtgtgtgtgcagcagaGGGGCGACATCCGAACGCACAG CTCCCCCCCGGAGCCGGCCATGCGGCGGAGGCGTGGATCTGATGGCGGCATCCCGCCCCcggtgcccccccgccccaacctgCCCGACGAGCCGGCACCCGATACCCCAAGGAACACGATGGCGCCAGAGAAGCCCGACCACTCCCGCGGCTCCTGGACACCCCTTGTGGCCAAAGTGTGCCTGTGCACCATGGTAGCCATGGGAGCCTATATCTGCTATCGAACCTGGCTGCACTGA